The following proteins are encoded in a genomic region of Diabrotica virgifera virgifera chromosome 1, PGI_DIABVI_V3a:
- the LOC126892090 gene encoding uncharacterized protein LOC126892090, whose translation MPKSQNELKLERLCSKRETIFRRAQLCYDAGSALEKDPENASKMRNFAVRYSTFEKTLSEYEEIVQDIVILKQEMEPDAGVAYHTHLDAFYDLYSNIEYLASLLINKPAVLSNNPNSTNNSTIKMPKFELVKFDGGFKLTKWMSNSNDLLSTIPEPLQLVKTKQFDKSVSKVLGLQWEEKCDNFSFGLEIPSSTRCTKRNMLSLVARMFDPLGFLSPITLLLKIWIKKLWTLKVDWDSTVPKEIEIAWEKFQNEFHVLYKIQIPRHIAVTPNSSLSFVGFSDASAAGYAAIVYSRVVNCTGQVKVTLLYSQSKVSPMSKITLPRLELCGALLLSKLLSHAIETYSPRHNTDKIFALSDSMIVLNWIKSSEKNLKIFVQNRVVTIHKMVPSEYWFFVPGKENVVDCASRDLFPSSLVNHSTWFTGPNWLLLEPEYWPIQSVNGQEIMICDSEYRSQTFFGLN comes from the exons atgcCTAAAAGTCAAAACGAACTAAAATTGGAGCGATTATGCTCTAAACGTGAAACTATCTTTCGTAGGGCTCAATTATGTTACGATGCCGGGTCGGCCTTAGAAAAAGATCCAGAAaatgcctcaaaaatgcgtaactTTGCAGTTAGATATAGTACTTTCGAAAAAACTCTATCAGAATATGAGGAAATTGTTCAAgatatcgttatattaaaacaagAGATGGAGCCAGATGCTGGCGTTGCATACCATACGCATTTAGATGCATTTTATGATCTCTACTCCAATATTGAATATTTAgcttcattattaataaataaacctgCTGTTTTGAGTAATAATCCCAATAGTACTAATAATTCTACTATTAAAATGCCCAAATTTGAATTAGTTAAGTTTGATG gtGGTTTTAAATTAACCAAATGGATGTCGAACTCGAACGATCTACTATCGACAATCCCCGAACCCCTTCAATTGGTCAAAACCAAACAATTTGATAAGTCAGTCTCCAAAGTGTTAGGATTGCAATGGGAAGAAAAATGTGACAATTTTAGTTTTGGGTTAGAAATACCCTCATCGACCcgttgtacaaaaagaaacatgCTCTCACTTGTTGCTCGTATGTTTGATCCCTTGGGATTCCTATCTCCTATAACCCTCTTGCTTAAAATTTGGATAAAGAAACTTTGGACTCTAAAGGTAGATTGGGATAGTACCGTACCAAAAGAAATCGAAATAGCATGGGAAAAGTTTCAAAATGAATTTCATGTcctatacaaaatacaaattCCACGCCATATAGCAGTTACACCTAATTCGTCGTTGTCTTTTGTAGGATTTTCAGACGCAAGTGCTGCTGGATACGCAGCCATTGTTTATTCCAGGGTTGTTAATTGTACAGGTCAAGTTAAAGTTACTTTACTGTACTCTCAATCTAAAGTATCTCCAATGTCTAAAATAACTCTTCCTCGATTAGAGCTTTGTGGAGCGCTTCTTCTCTCAAAGCTTCTTTCACATGCTATTGAAACTTATTCTCCTAGACATAATACTGATAAAATTTTTGCCTTAAGTGATTCCATGATTGTATTAAATTGGATAAAGTCCTcagagaaaaatctcaaaatatttgttcaaaatagaGTTGTTACAATTCATAAGATGGTTCCGTCAGAGTATTGGTTTTTTGTTCCTGGAAAGGAAAATGTTGTTGATTGCGCCTCTCGAGATTTGTTTCCTTCTTCGTTAGTCAACCATTCCACATGGTTTACTGGTCCAAATTGGTTACTGTTGGAGCCAGAATATTGGCCTATTCAGTCTGTCAACGGACAGGAAATTATGATTTGTGATTCTGAATATAGATCACAAACCTTCTTTG